The genomic interval GCTGCCCCGGGTCGATGCCGCGCAGGATGGCGGCCTCGGCGTAGCCGGCGCGGTTGCGGACGCCGACCTCGGTGTGCACGAACGGCCCCGCCGCCGCCACGTCCTTCACCTCGCGCACCCGGCCGAGCACCGAGCGCCAGTCCTCCATGCGCATCGACTCGCCGTAGGTCATCACCCAGATGTGCGGGTTGACGCCCAGGATCTTGTCGCGCAGGTCCTTCTGCAGCCCCGTCATCACGGCGATCACCACGATGAGCGCCATGACGCCCACCGTGACGCCGCCGATGGCGATCAGGGTGATCAGCGAGAGGAAGCGCGTCCCCCGCCGCGAGGCGAGGTAGCGCCGGCCGATGAACCACTCGAGGTTCACGCGTGACTTCAGGGTACAGGGGACAGGGTACAGGGGACGGCCTGCGACTCCCCGCGCGACGCAGGGAGTAAACTGTTCCCCGGTCCGGGTTCCGCGCCGCAGGGGTCCGGGAGGCGGTACAGGGCCGGGTCCGCGCCGACGGCTCGCCGGCCGTTCCCTGTCCCCTGTACCCTATCCCCTGCCGTTTTCACCGCTCCTCGGGCCTGAGCGTGGGGAACAGGATCACGTCGCGGACCGACGGCTGGCCGGTGAGGATCATGCTGAGCCGGTCGATCCCCATCCCGAAGCCGCCGGTGGGCGGCATCCCGTACTCCAGCGCGCGCACGTAGTCGTCGTCGATCGGCTGGACCTCCTCCTCGCCGGCGGCCTTGAGGCGCGCCTGGGCCTCGAAGCGCTCGCGCTGGTCCACGGGATCGTTCAGCTCGCTGAAGGCGTTGCACAGCTCCTTGCCGGCGACGATCAGCTCGAAGCGCTCGGTGAGCGTGGGGTCGGCGCGGTGGGGCTTGGCCAGCGGGCTCATCTCGCGCGGGTAGTCGGTCAGGAACGTCGGCTGGATCAGCCTCGGCTCCACCATCTCGCCGAACAGCTCGTCCACCAGCTTCCCCCGCCCCATCGTCTTCACCTCGTCGGCCGCCACGCCGAGCGAGAGCACCTTCGCCTGCAGCTCGTCGTCGGAGAGCGAGGGGACGTCCACGCCGCCCATCTCCCGCAGCGCGTCGTACATGGTCACGCGGCGGAACGGCGGGGCGAAGTCGATCTCGTGCCCCCCGAAGCTCACCTTCGTCGTCCCGAGGACCTGGGTGACCACGTAGACCAGCAGCTCCTCGGTGAGCTCCATCACCGCCTCGTAGTCCATATAGGCGGCGTAGAACTCCAGCATGGTGAACTCGGGGTTGTGGAAGCGGTCGATCCCCTCGTTGCGGAAGTCCTTGCCGATCTCGTAGACGCGCTCCATCCCCCCCACGATCAGCCGCTTCAGGTACAGCTCGTCGGCCACGCGCAGGTACAGCTGCATGTCGAGCGTGTTGTGGTGCGTCACGAACGGCCGCGCCAGCGCCCCGCCGTAGATCGGCTGCAGCACTGGCGTCTCCACCTCGATGAAGCCGCGCTCGTCCAGGAAGCGCCGGCACGCCGAGACGATCCGCGCCCGGGCGACGAACACCTCGCGCACCTCGGGGTTGACCGCCAGGTCGGCGTAGCGCTGCCGGTAGCGCGCCTGCACGTCGCTGAAGCCGGAATGGACGCGCCGCTCGCCGGTCTCGGGGTCGACCTCCTCCTTGCCGAGCGGGAGCGGCCGGAGCGACTTCGCCAGGAGCTGGTACGAGCGGACGCGGAGGGAGACCTCCCCTGTCCTGGTGCGGAAGAGGGTGCCCTCGGCGCCGATCCAGTCGCCCAGGTCGATCAGGTCCAGCAGGCGGTAGGCGTCCTCGCCCACGTCGTTGAGGCGCAGGTAGAGCTGGATCTTCC from Longimicrobium sp. carries:
- the lysS gene encoding lysine--tRNA ligase translates to MTGDRGQPAAAVETGEREGQSSDEWIVRDRTLKLARLRERGVEPYAYSYDPTHSAADALALFAAWEAGKGDAEAEGPEETVRVAGRIVSRRVMGKAAFAHLADRTGKIQLYLRLNDVGEDAYRLLDLIDLGDWIGAEGTLFRTRTGEVSLRVRSYQLLAKSLRPLPLGKEEVDPETGERRVHSGFSDVQARYRQRYADLAVNPEVREVFVARARIVSACRRFLDERGFIEVETPVLQPIYGGALARPFVTHHNTLDMQLYLRVADELYLKRLIVGGMERVYEIGKDFRNEGIDRFHNPEFTMLEFYAAYMDYEAVMELTEELLVYVVTQVLGTTKVSFGGHEIDFAPPFRRVTMYDALREMGGVDVPSLSDDELQAKVLSLGVAADEVKTMGRGKLVDELFGEMVEPRLIQPTFLTDYPREMSPLAKPHRADPTLTERFELIVAGKELCNAFSELNDPVDQRERFEAQARLKAAGEEEVQPIDDDYVRALEYGMPPTGGFGMGIDRLSMILTGQPSVRDVILFPTLRPEER